The Chrysemys picta bellii isolate R12L10 chromosome 24, ASM1138683v2, whole genome shotgun sequence genomic interval cacagcagcccAGTGgtacagctgggaatagaacccaggagtcctgagactcccagccccctgctctcaccacgcTGCTGCCCATTCCggcacaccccaaacctctcagtGATATTTCCTGCAACTACagagctctgagccccccccctcCAACCTCTCCCGTGCATCCGCTGCCCCCCACAACCAAGGCCTGTTGCAGGCATCCGGTGCGCTGTGAGCTGGGGTCAGAACGGGGCTccgagcagggcagggagacagaGCAAAAGCCCAGGAACTCTCGTAAAGCCGGACAGAGACACCCTCACAAGAGTGACTTCGGTACCAGCCAGACAACTCGTCCTCCAGCAAAGTAACTGATCTGGAaccagcccctcctgccctcgtctctgtccccaccccttgctgaaatgcagctgcctctggggtggaaggtggCCAGTTCTCCACAGCTCCTGCCGCACAACAGATTAGAGCAGGAGGTGAAGAACACGATCACCAGAAATTTCACAGGGAGGCAGAAGGTGATCGCCCAGCTCAGAACCCGGCCACCTGGTTCGGGCCTGGCTTGTATGCCCCACCCGAAAACCAGCCCCTCCAGgatcacagcgccccctagcgccgcaccGTGTTCTGTAGGAGCTCAGAGGGTAGCGAATCCCTCTGACTCACCAACACCACAGACCGCAGCTCCGGCTGCCCCCTGATGTGGGATGGGGCTGGCGGGAAGGGCGTCCCTTACTGGCTTACTGGTCTGCCAGTCACCGGACGGTAACAGATGAACAAGTAGGCACGCACGCCCCATTCCTGAGCTCCTTCCCAGAACAGATCTTACCTGGTGGGTTTAGCATCCAGAGGGGTCATAGGGGTCTCCACAGAGCATCCGGCTGCTGGATCTCTTGCCGTATctaggggggcgggggagaaaaaCATGCAGCCAGTCATTGCTTCGGAGATGGCCCTAGGGGAGACAGGACCGTGGGCTGGGACTGGGAAACCCGTCCGTCCGGGAGGCCAGGCCAGAGGCGCGCAGACGACTACCCCCGGCTTAGCCGAGCCACTTACCTGGGCCGCGTGACCATGTTGAGATACTGCTGCAGCTCGTTGTAGAACTGGACCAGGTCCTCCACGGGGGCATCGTCCCCGGGGTACTTGGGGTGCGTGGGGGCAGCGCTGCCCAGGtgccccaggagcagggccacGCAGCAGgtgagggagaagagggaagcCCAGCGCCTGCAGGGGGGGACCatctgggggaggagagaagggagagCGTGCGCCGGTGAGACGAGGCGACGGCCCCCCGAATGGGCTGGGACTGTAGGGGAGGCCAGCgcggggctggggagagagagctggggcacGGACACCAcccagagggaggagagagacaggCTGAATGGGGCCCCAGCGTGGAGAGTGCCGGACTGGCCGTGCCAGCGTGGGGACGGGCAAAGGCAGGTGGAGAGGAGCGGGGCGAGCTCGTGCCATGCTGAATGTGAGCCGGATGGGCGGCTGCTCGAGGGGTCCTTGGCGACGGGGAAGAGGGGGATCCAGCCGCATTGCCATAGAAACGGCTGCAGTGGATGCcatgggtggagggaggagagggcCGACCCCAGCAGAGAAGCCGGTAGGACCCCAGGAcaacaaggggggagggggcgagctcTTGGGTTTCTCGACTACTCCAGGGGTGGCGGCTGGCCCCAGGGGAATCAGCAGAGCTCAGGGAGGCCACTGGGAGGCGGTGGGGCTGGAGGACGTGCCAGCCAGccctggaggaggagagaacCGGAGGGTGCCTGATTTGTCAGGAGATGGTGCTGGCTTGTGTGGGAAATGCACACGCATGCTCTGTACTCGTGAGCGCACGCACAAACATTCACGTGCGCCCTGGGCTCGTGACTGCACGCACTTGCCGTGCACTCACCactacatgcgcacacacacgccCAGCCATCCGTGTATGGGCatgcagacacagacacacacacgcaagTACACACGGGAATACTTGCAGGCGCTGGCATACGCATAGCTATCTGCCCCAGCTCACATCTGTGCTCGCACCCCCACTCACAGACGTGCGTCCCCTCGTGCTTGCACGCTGGGATGCGCACGCCGACACCCGTACACACGTACGTTCAGACATGCTGACACACgcatgctcacacacacacagacgcacTCACCCATTCACACAGACCTGGCCAGACACCCAGCACCACACGCACAGACATTTccatcccccccagctccagATCCCAAACCCCTGCCGCTCCCTCCATCTGTCCAGGGGGGAAACGTCACGTTTGGTGTCCGAAGGCAGCCAACCCTCCCGCCAGGACCCACCAGCTACTGGCACTCTGGCAAGCaatgcccccagccctgctgccccaaaTCCGCCCTCTGCTCTTCCTGCATTGGTACTGAGAGAGGGTGTGGGAGACCCCCCGAGCCAGtcctccacctcccagccccGGGAATCCCAGGGCACTCTCCAGAACTATGGGGAGTCTGTGCCGCAGATGTGCATGGCGCTGTACGGCACGAACGCAGATACGCTCCCCTGCCCTAGGCAGAGGGCACCAACGCTGGGTGCTGGCAGGCTTGCCCGCTGCATgttggggaggagagggcagagacccattcctccctcccactGAATCCCCCCGCACCCCAAGTCCCAGCCCCGTGTGCTTACCCTGATCCAACGGGGTGCGGTGCAGAGGTGCAGTGCGACACAGGGGTGCTGGTGGCCTGGCTGAGTCCCTCCGCGGTCTGCACTGCCGGAGCCAGCTCCGGAGGTTTATATCTCCCCTTACACCCCCCGCAAGCCCCCACCTCCCGCCTGTCCCTGCGTCATCgcttccctgctctgggcagATGCTCTGATGTCACCCTCCGCTCGCGCCGCCCACCCCTGCCGGGCAGTGGGTCGaggtcccccctccccaagcagtCTCCCTAGCACGGTGGCTGTCTCTTCCCTTTGCTTAATTCTGGGGAGGAACCAAGAGCTATGAAGGGGGCGCCCAACAGACAGACACAGGGCGATCCAGGATCCCCATGCCCCCAAGGGGTGAGATCTGGGCTCTGCGGGGGTCTCCGGCTGGGAGAGGATCTCAGCTCTCCAGAAGATGCCCATTGCGATGATGTGCTAAGGGCGGACTTGCCCTGACatctccctgggggaggggccactGGAGACACCCCAatgtgccccctctcctcccccagcccagctctgggaccCCACTCACCTGGGAAGGGCGAGCTCCCATGCAGAGGCAGGGAGGCCCCCATGACAGGCTCCTGTGTGGGAACAGGTGTCCATTGTTCAGCGCCTGGGGAGGTGGGGTTAATATTTCACCAGGTCAGTcgaccctcccagccccctgcagagaACTGCCTGCTCCCACCGACCTCCTCCGAGAGTCAAGGGGGACGAGGGGTCCAGACCTTTCACCGGGGAGAAGGGGACCGACAAGATCCCCGGGATGGGCCAGAAGGTGTCTGGCCCAAGACCACCCGGTAAGTCAGCGGCAGAGCCCGGcctagaacccagaagtcctgatgtcccatcccctgctcccaccACCAGCCCCCTCATTCAGTTGCTTCATTGACCCAAGGGGCCTTGTGTTTGCAGAGGGGTCTCTCCCCCCAGCGCGCTCAGCCCACGTGGGAGCTTCCCTGCATGTGCATGGAGAGAACGGTCAATTAAGGCTCGGGGTGGGGGACGGGCAGGGGGTAGTGGGgccatagattacattaccttagAATAAAACAAAAGCCCCAGGGGAAGCCCCGCTGGTCTCCGTCAGAGACAGCCTGGCAAATGGgactctgcagccagccccagtgcaggaggagagaagaacgtaagaacggccacactgggtcagaccaaaggtccatctagcccagtgtcctgtcttccgacagcggccaatgccaggtgccccagagggaatgaacagaacagatcatcatcaagtgatccatcccctgttgcccactcccagattctggcaaacagaggctagggacaccatccctgcccactgtggctaatagccattgatggacccatcctccaggaacttatctagttcttttttgaaccctgttatagtcttggccttcacaacatcctctggcaaggagttccacaggctgactgtgcgttgtgtgaaaaaatacttccttttgtttgttttaaacctgctgcctattcatttcatttggtgccccctggttcttgtgttatgagaaggagtaaataacacttccttatttactttctccacaccagtcataattttatagacctcaatcatatccccccttagccgtctcttttccaagctgaaaagtcccggtcttattcatctctcctcatacggcagccggtccatccccctaatcatttttgttgcccttttctgaaccttttccaagtccaatagatctgttttgagatggggcgaccacatcagCACGCAGGATTCGATAGCCAGCAGTTGCAGAAGGAACCTGGCATCCGTCAGTGGGTACTTTCCTCCAGCAGGTGGCACCCCAGGCTAGTCACAGCCCGGGCAGACCTGGGAGCCCGCAGCCAGGCCAGGGGCGCGGTGACCGTTCCCAGGGGCTGGGGAAACCCGGCCCCCGCAGAGTCAGACCCGGCAGGCCCAGATTTGGGTGTTGGAGGCCGAGGGCCGTGGAAACTCTGGGTTTGGAGCTGGTGCAACCACGGCTGGAATCCTGCGTGCAGTGCCggggcccacaattcaaggacGCCGGCAAACTGGAGGGGGGTCCGAGATTATAGTGCCGGAGCTCCTGGAGTCCCTCTCTTTAGCTGAGCAAAGAGAAGGTGAAAGGGGGGGGACTATCCCAGCCCATCCGTACCTCCAGGGGGAGCCACACGTTGATAACGGGCTCTGCAGTCGAGCAGGCAAAGGTCTAACATGGCTGGGAGTCAAAACTGGACCCTGGTGCCattttacctggggtgctgcccctccaagcaataccccacagatctgggtctcccctccctggagaACCGCCACCCTctattcccaccttgcctcagcctaTGGGCTACTGCCAatcgtcatctagccccctttcactGGGGCCGATTGCAGTCTGTATAAGCCAGTCATCATAGCCAAGGGAGGTtttgacctgctgcctttccctgcaagCCAGTACCTCCAGGGGCCTTGTACAGGGCccttcagcctggggagttgctggcctggagctccccagctcctctggcctttccccagccctgctccactccagtccCCTTTACTGGGTGCATCTCCCTCCTCAGCTAGAGGGGGGctgcctgctcctggccccctgccctcttataagggccagcggGGCCCTTATTTAGCCAGCCCAGCTCTCAGAGCTGCAGCCATCCCCAGGGCTTGTACCCTTCCAGGGCCAGAGCGGGGCGACCACCCCTCTGCAGTGCCCAGCGTGGAACAAAGCCAAATCCAGGGACACGACTCCTCCCGAAAATctgtggggagggtggggctgtaACTACACTCGTGAGCGGGGGGGCCATGGGCTGCAtgtttctctcctttccctgtCCTCTCCACGCCCACGTGGCTGGCGCTCAGCGAGGTCGAACCCTGCACCAACGGAAGGGGGAGGTacaaccaacacacacacacacacacacacacacacacacacacacacacacacacacacacacacacacacacacaccctgccatgGGATGCTGCTCTGCCGAGGGCAGCTAAAGGCCACGGCCCCACAAGGAGGAAGCGCACGGGCAGGTGTCCAGGCCTGGGGTGTGGGGCACCCCTAGGGCTTAGCCTCCACCCCCCATCACCCCCTTTTCCTagccctgctctgacccttcctgcaggctccccccACACCTGCTGCAGCCAGGTGAGGCTGCCTCTGGAGGGGATCTAGTCACTTCCGAGTGAAAACGCCTCCAGCCTGCCAACCCTATTAACTCAACACTGAAACTGAAAGAGCCATtcagtggtaatgaagccatttaacaggcatgtGCCAACCCCCAGGGATACACTGTCCGTTTCTGACCAAAACACTTGTGCGTGACTGcgatatttactcagaacatgctagtctacaggacctttcgtttaaaatttgctttaaaaatacttCGTTAGTGAGTGGCTGAAGATGATAAAATTCCATCTCTAAAAAAAAccccttgcatagatttttagatgcacaatctgaggaTACCGcgttagccttaaatgcttggaacGTCAGACAtcgttttttaaataaatccttaagGACCACTCTTATCTAAATACACATGCGAGCCCGGGCTGCCGTCGGGCGTgcggcaccagtttaataatactgcatagggccccataaaccctaaggacggccctgctatCACGGATGTGcagggtgaccctgggcaagtcgtTTCCCCTGTCCAGGCGTCTGTCTCCCCTTTGCCTTagttatttagactgtaaggacTTGGGGGGCAGGACCTGTTTGTGCCACACCCGCTGGGGCCCTGACTCTCCGGCATCACAACCTCCCAGGGAGGGACAGCGCTGCCGAATCTTGCGCGGCTGGAGTCCAGGGATGCTGAGAAAATCTCCGCTTTCATAGTACCAAAAAAGGCAGTTTTTAGACCTTACGGTTAAGAGAAAGCCACGGAAACGTGACGTGAGGGCGACACGCGGGCTCAGCAAGCGAACCAACCGATCCCACAGCTCGTGTTTTGGTTAAAAGTCTCGTGCTTTTTCGAGACGGTCCTGGGATTTCGGGGGCCTGACTGGTGATCGTTGAGCGCTCGGAGTCGGGGACACTGGCAGACGGCACCTGGGTCACAGCTGACAAGGGCAACATTGGGGACATGGAGAGCAGGAGGTCAGATCAGTGTCTCCAACTCCCACACTTTCACTGCAGACCTCACAAGCGCTGGTGCctctcttaaagccccagctgctggagtcatgtgatgaaATGCAGCTATTATTAACAGTAAGTATGTTTCTAGcgcttgtggttgcagagaagaaGCGGAACACGTGACACGAGCTCAACCGCAGGGCTCAGAACTCAGAGGGGCACGTCATCTATCTACGCAGCCCCAGatccatctatccccctacacacccatctACCTACCCAGCCCCAGATCCATCTATGCCCCTACGCACCCATCTACCTACCCAGCCCCAGatccatctatccccctacacacccatctatctacgcagccccagatccatctatccccctacacacccatctacctacccagccccagatccatctatccccctacacacccatctatctacccagccccagatccatctatccccctacacacccatctatctacccagccccagatccatctatcccctacacacccatctacctacccagccccagatccatctatcccctacacacccatctatctacccagccccagctccatctatcccctacacacccatctacctacccagccccagatccatctatccccctacacacccatcCATCTACCTAGCCCCAGATCCATCTATCCCCTACACGCCCATCTATCTACCCAGCCCCAGatccatctatccccctacacacccatctacctacccagccccagatccatctatccccctacacacccatctacctacccagccccagatccatctatccccctacacacccatctACCTACTCAGCCCCAGATCCATCTATCCCCTTCACACCCACCTATCTACCCAGCCCCAGatccatctatccccctacacacccatccatctacccagccccagatccatctatccccctacacacccaCCTATCTACCCAGCCCCAGatccatctatccccctacacGCCCATCCATCTACCTAGCCCCAGatccatctatccccctacacacccatctacctacccagccccagatccatctatccccctacacacccatctatctacccagccccagatccatctatccccctacacacccatctACCTACTCAGCCCCAGATCCATCTATCCCCTTCACACCCACCTATCTACCCAGCCCCAGatccatctatccccctacacacccatccatctacccagccccagatccatctatccccctacacacccaCCTATCTACCCAGCCCCAGatccatctatccccctacacGCCCATCCATCTACCTAGCCCCAGatccatctatccccctacacacccatctacctacccagccccagatccatctatccccctacacacccatctatctacccagccccagatccatctatccccctacacacccatctacctacccagccccagatccatctatccccctacacacccatctatctacgcagccccagatccatctatcccctacacacccatctacctacccagccccagatccatctatccccctacacacccatctacctacccagccccagatccatctatccccctacacacccatcCATCTACCTAGCCCCAGATCCATCTATCCCCTACACGCCCATCTATCTACCCAGCCCCAGatccatctatccccctacacacccatctacctacccagccccagatccatctatcccctacacacccatctacctacccagccccagatccatctatccccctacacacccatctacctacccagccccagatccatctatccccctacacacccatcCATCTACCTAGCCCCAGATCCATCTATCCCCTACACGCCCATCTATCTACCCAGCCCCAGatccatctatccccctacacacccatctatctacccagccccagatccatctatccccctacacacccatctacctacccagccccagatccatctatccccctacacacccatctatctacgcagccccagatccatctatcccctacacacccatctacctacccagccccagatccatctatccccctacacacccatctacctacccagccccagatccatcgatcccctacacacccatctacctacccagccccagatccatctatccccctacacacccatcCATCTACCTAGCCCCAGATCCATCGatccccctacacacccatctacctacccagccccagatccatctatccccctacacacccatctatctacccagccccagatccatctatccccctacacacccatctatctacccagccccagatccatctatccccctacacacccatctacctacccagccccagatccatctatccccctacacacccatctacctacccagccccagatccatcgatccccctacacacccatctatctaccCAGCCCCAGATCCATCGATGCCCTACAAGCCCATTTAATCTATCTAGCCATC includes:
- the LOC112058848 gene encoding pancreatic polypeptide-like isoform X1, whose protein sequence is MGARPSQMVPPCRRWASLFSLTCCVALLLGHLGSAAPTHPKYPGDDAPVEDLVQFYNELQQYLNMVTRPRYGKRSSSRMLCGDPYDPSGC
- the LOC112058848 gene encoding pancreatic polypeptide-like isoform X2, with translation MVPPCRRWASLFSLTCCVALLLGHLGSAAPTHPKYPGDDAPVEDLVQFYNELQQYLNMVTRPRYGKRSSSRMLCGDPYDPSGC